Within the Miscanthus floridulus cultivar M001 chromosome 2, ASM1932011v1, whole genome shotgun sequence genome, the region AGTGTCTCCAACTGCTAAGTTTTTCCATGGTCTTATAGGCGTCCTTTGTGGAACAGAGGAAATCGACCATGCTCTTGATATGTTCAAACttatgaagaggtgtgaactagtGGATGCTCGTATATATGACCTGCTTATAGAAAAACTTTGTAGGATTGGTAGATTTGAAATTGGAAGAGAGCTGTGGGATGAGGCTACAAAGAGTGGTATTGTATTAGGATGCTCACAAGATCTGCTGGATCCCTTGAAGACAGAGGTATTCAGACCAGTTTGTCCAGCACAAAGATTAAGCCCTCAGAACTATAAGCGTTTGGCCCGAAAAAAGAAGGTTACTGCTGTTGGAGCCAAAAAGAACACTGCTATTGCAGCCTCGAGGTAGAAGTAGGGAGTGTAGGTACTAATGAATTTGTTAACTTGAACAAGTCTTCTTACTACTCTTGGAAGTTTGTGATGATGACCTGTGCTAGTTCAAATGTTAAAACCATCTTGAGCAAATCTTCTTATTACTCTTGAAATTTTGCGATGATGACCTGTGCTAGTTCAAATGTTAAAACCATCCCACGACTAGCAGCTACAGCAAAAGACATGGAACCTGTAGCCTAGCAATTTTTGGTAGTTTTGAAACAGCTCTCCTAAAACTAGTTTGAAATGACTGGTAATCTGGCCGAACAGCTGGTTCTCGTGATTTCGGTTTGTCTATTACATTTGTTGTTCCCTTTTTAATGTCTGTTTGGCATTctttaatttttctttttttacttcATCCATCGCAGCTTTGTTTCAAGTGATTATTAGGCTTCATGGATACGTCTCAGGAGCAAGAACAAGATTTTGGCGTACTACTGAAGCAGGGGGCAGAAGGGGTGAGCCAAGAGTCGATATGTAGTTGCTGCTTGTCCTTTTGCTTGCTTTCTAAATAGTTTGTTTGCTTCTCTGCAGAGGGTATTTGCTTCGACATTTGTGGGACGAAAATGTGTAATCAAAGAGCGCTTTTCGAAAAAGTACCGGCACCCATTGTTGGACTCGAAGTTGACTCTAAAGCGCTTGAATGCAGTTAGTCTCTCTAACCAACATGTTATTATCAGATTTTCTTTTCTCCACGTGTAAAAAAATCTACTTTTGTTTGTATGTGAAATGTCAATCTTGGGATGGTTACCTATTTTTGGTGGCAAACATAACAACTGATATTACTGAGATTTAGCTTAGTATATTATATTAGTATGGTCTTCTCCATGCGCAGGAAGCTCGGTGCATGACAAAAGCAAGAAGGCTTGGTGTTCCTACCCCAGTACTTTATGCTGTGGATCCAGTTCTGCATACTTTGACCTTTGAGTATGTGGACGGCTTGTCTGTCAAGGATATGCTTCTTGGGTTTGGTTCAGATGGGGTTAATGAGGAACGCCTGAATGATATTGCCACACAGATAGGAAATGCCGTCAGTAAACTACATGATGGAGGCCTTGTTCATGGTGATTTGACCACGTCCAACATGATAATCAAGAACAGTAACAATCAATTGGTGGGTACAATATCCTTTTCGTCAACACCTTCTATTTAATGTATTCACTTTATTGTGCTATGAAGTCAAGCTTATGATAATCAAGATCAGCAGCACTCGACCCGGCGACCCGGCGGAGTTGCATCGTGGCCATTGATTTGCAACTTATATATGTTAATCTTGGCAGGTTCTTATTGATTTTGGTCTGAGTTTCACATCAACAATTCCTGAGGACAAAGCGGTGGATCTATATGTGCTAGAGAGAGCTTTGATTTCCATGCATTCGTCCTGTGGGGATGTGGTGAGGAGACTGCATAAATTGATATTCATGTTGCCTTTTTCTGATTATATGCGTGCATTGATTCCTTTATACTAGCTATGGCACAGGGAAATTATTCCGTGACTTTATTTTGGGGAGGCCAATGGCGTATACGGGTTAAGGTTACATAAGCAGCCCACAATATTGGATTCATCAATCATGAAATTTTTGGTCAATATTTGGTTTTGCTTGACTGTTACTATGCACTTGGGTCCGACTGATCTGTGCAAACATTTTCGACTATACTGGACAGAATTAGTCCATTTGCCATGTGGATTTATGAAATTTCCTTTTGTTGTGGCATCTTGTTCCCTATGGGTTCTATGCTGGTTTGTTATGTTGTGTTGATCATGCCTCAGCAAACTTATGTGGGTAACAACACTGATTTTGATGATGAACCGGATGGAGAAAATCCTGGCGGCGTACAGAAAGGCTTCGAAGCAGTGGTGCTCGACCCAGAACAAGCTGGCTCTAGGTATGGCGCGGTCCTGGTCCTGTGGCAGAGTATGGCCTTTGTTGCTGTTTTATGTAGCTGTGCTGACGTGAGTAATGAACTAATGACCTTATGTACTCTTTGCAATCGAAAATTTTTTACagtgaggcaacggggcaggaagcgcaccatggtCGGATGAAGAAAAATCTGTGGCTTGGAATGGCTGGATGCTATTAGAAAGACGAACTAAACTGAGAGTACTGTACCACCATTTGGTTGCTTGCTTGTAGCGGGTGAGTTGCTTTGGCTGCTGTAACGTTTTGTGGATGGAAATTTGGAACTACGTTGCCCACCACCACCATTTGGTCAGAACTCAGAAGCAGCGTCGTTTCGTCCAGAAGTGGTAGAAGTTTTATTTATTTCTTGTGCAAAATACGGAGTAACTTGGAGACGTTGGGGTCAGTGGTGTCGTGTGCTTGTTTGTGCCCTCCATTGAATTGATCATGGCAAATGTGTTGCTAGTGCTGTGGACAAGGGTGGGTGGGTCTCATCGCTGGGCCTTGTGGGCCGAATGTGACAGACATTCGTCGTTGGTATTATTCGATCGGAAAAAGTCCACATTATCTCTCTCAAGTTTTGTGAAAGTCTGCTTTTTTCCCTGAACTCTAAAATCGGGTAAGCCACCTCTCTAAACTTTTAAAACTGTTCGGTTTACCTTCCTGGCTGGCTGGTTATAAGcgatggttttgtctttttcttttttatttatttcggttgaatctttaaaaaatcataataaatcatagaaaaattataaaatagaaaatctaatttttttgaactccacatgagtagatctacacgataaacatataatatagtatgctgtagtacaaaattttttggtgtagttttagatctatgtttttctataatgaattcatagctgtagtttctaTGTTCCAATTGTGGTGAGATTTTTATAGTGgcctaattattgtatgattcaactgtaataaaaatttcatactcattggattatGTATAACTTAGCTATAGATTTATAAATACTTACAAGCAACACTTAAAATACTAGACTACTCCTACACTGTACTGCATGCATTCAATAGTACAGGAGTACGTATCATGCATGTGCGACAAAAGGGAGGGAataagaagagaaggagaagaaggctgcAGTGCAGGCCAGTGGGCATGGCGATATCATCACATTGTTAGTCGATCTCGCTCGATAGCTCCACTCCGCCATCTTCCGCTGCCGCTTCCGCTTCCGCCATCCGGTCCCGATCTGGCGAAACAGAAACATGCCTGCTATTATTATATCTTCTTCGTCCTCAGTGCTACTGCTACTGGGGAAACAGAAACATGCATGCATTTCCCAACGAACAGACGGACGGGCCCGTCCGCTTAAACACACGCGCGTCGGCACGCTCCATTGAGTTTGCGTCCAACTACGAAATGGGTTACTGCTGTCTGTTTCTTAGGATCTTCACCATTACTTCATTTTTCCGATAAAATAGTattggtttttttttaaaaaaattatcaaaGGAGATGTTCGGACAGATTACTAATAATCTTCCCCAGTATATGTGACCCACATGTCAaattatgtttttttttattttcttcctctcctctctctagAGGGGCATCTTCTTCCCCCGCCTCACGTCGCGCGCCCTTTTGCGACTTGGCCATGGCTGGCGCCCCTTGTCTCCACATCCTCCACCATGGTTGTCGACCGCAAGCTCATCCACACGACCATCGCTGCCATGGCATCCAGCGCCACCCGCCTTCTATATCGCCCGCACCGTTGCCGCCCTCGGCCACGGCGGATCTCCCGCGCCTCACGTGTTGTGGATTTCACGGAGGCTGGCGTGCCCGAAGTCGATGCTGAGGTCCTGCTCATTGTGGTGACGTTGGTGTGGCAGTCGCAGTGCCGTGGACGGAGGTTTGGACGTCGGCGGCGGCCTTGACTCAGTGTGTAGGAATAAGAAAAGGAGGCAGTTATTGTAAGACCCATATTATTAGGGGAGATGCAACCCCTTTATTTAAAGGGAGATGGGGTGTTTTCTTTTTGGGCATAAAGAAGAATAGCTATTGTGGAACTGCAGCAGGAATGAAATTACCTCATCCCGACCCCCCGTTATGACAGGTTACGGGATAAGGGTTGCTATTGGTGAAGTGCTGGCGATACTCTTAATGAGATATTTTTTAGGGTTTgagaaaatattttaaaaaatcaacatatgtaCCTTCACCAATACTTTCTCCTGCAATATATTCTCGGTTATGCTATACATCGAATACCCGACAAAAAGGCATGGGAGATATGGATCTACGGATGCATCTTTTGTACGCTAAACGTACCAAAATTTGGATAATTAAGATGCTGATGGTCAAAGTGCCGTATACTAGTATGTCCGACGTCACTGTCTGAGCCTTTTCCTCGACAGAGGCGGCGGTGCATCGAGGCGCATGCATGCAGCGGTCCTCGAGTGCTGCAGATCCCGGTCGGTCGATGAACTGACGTGACGACCATCCCATGCATTCCCACCGGCCGGCCGGCTACCAAAGCAAGAAAGGGGGCCGGGCCGGGCCCCTCTGGCAAAAGCGTGCATGCAAGCCCAGATCCTGTTTTGACCGCCCCCACGGCGACACGCTCAATGCTCAAAACCACAACACCATCATCATAACATTCATAACAACCCTAACCTCCAGTAGCTGCAAATCTACGCATGGCGCTGCACGCTCCACGCCCTAATTAACCATCCCACTGGGCCCTACCTCTACTAGTTGCCCTCTACATACTCCACAGTACTAGCATCTATCGATCATTAGCATCTACTTGCATTTCTTCTTAATCTGTTTAATTAGACGCCAATTGCATTGATCAGGATCAGCACGGAGGCATGGCCGCTAGCCCCTGCAGGCCTTTACTTTACTTGCATCTTAATGAATCTAGCTAGCTACCACTGCGTATATATAGTATGTACACACACTGCAGACTTGCAGAGACAGAAGCCAGCCATCTCATGCCCTGCCTGCCATTCCCCTGACACATATTATGCACTCAGCCATTCTTAACTACTCCTCATGCCCTACTTGATCCCTAAAACAGAAAGAACTAGCAGACTAAACAACATTGTTTCCCCTCTTCCTCCTCTAGTATATATCTAGTTAATGAACATATGACTCTGGTCAAAGTGTTGCCCACAAGACAGGAGGGCTTTTAGCTAGGTTTGCTCTATACAAAGGGAGCAGCAATGCATGTTCAGGGTGTACTTTAGTATGCTATAGATTTAATTAGTGAGATGCTAACGACCTGGGCGACATGTACTTTGCTGCTCTAAATCCTAGATTGCCACCTTTAAGTAGACTACTAATCATATCTAATAATGCCCACTCGTGGATCGGACTAAAAATGTACTCGTGGACCTGGGCGACATGTACTTTGCTGTTTCCAGTTTTGCTTAGCCAGCGAAGGACTTAATACGATATATAATTCCAAAAAAatgtatcatatatatataatctctTGCTTGCAGAATAATTCTACTTGTTACTTTATGGTTTAGTTCACAGGATGTCCATATTTCTCTCCCCACGGTCCAAACATATTCATCATTCATATTATAAGGTCCATGTACTCCCTCCGGCCGGCGCAGATCCTGAATTAATACAAAACCCTTCCTTCATAAACAAAGGAGGCTTGTTTCATTAGTAAAAGGGTAGATTACTCCCTCCAGCGATGAAAACTATTAAGTTTTGGATATGCTTGCAGCCAAATAAGCTTTTGATTTTGACAAGTTTATAAACAGAATGAAGAAGCGAAGATGGGAAACACATGAAAAATCGCTAGGCTAGCTCTCGTTAGCATGATGTATTGACGTACAGGCAAGCATGATTTGTCCAAGAACTACTTGTCCAAAACTATATATGTTATATCATCCTGGTATTTTTCTAACAAAAAAGA harbors:
- the LOC136536682 gene encoding pentatricopeptide repeat-containing protein At5g61370, mitochondrial-like, whose protein sequence is MDILTEMRSCGVPPAASSFNILLSCLGRARRVKEAYRILYLMTEGKAGCSPDWVSYYLVVRVLYLTGRTVRGKRLVDAMLESGVSPTAKFFHGLIGVLCGTEEIDHALDMFKLMKRCELVDARIYDLLIEKLCRIGRFEIGRELWDEATKSGIVLGCSQDLLDPLKTEVFRPVCPAQRLSPQNYKRLARKKKVTAVGAKKNTAIAASR
- the LOC136539069 gene encoding uncharacterized protein isoform X2 produces the protein MDTSQEQEQDFGVLLKQGAEGRVFASTFVGRKCVIKERFSKKYRHPLLDSKLTLKRLNAEARCMTKARRLGVPTPVLYAVDPVLHTLTFEYVDGLSVKDMLLGFGSDGVNEERLNDIATQIGNAVSKLHDGGLVHGDLTTSNMIIKNSNNQLVLIDFGLSFTSTIPEDKAVDLYVLERALISMHSSCGDVILMMNRMEKILAAYRKASKQWCSTQNKLALVRQRGRKRTMVG
- the LOC136539069 gene encoding uncharacterized protein isoform X4; translation: MDTSQEQEQDFGVLLKQGAEGRVFASTFVGRKCVIKERFSKKYRHPLLDSKLTLKRLNAEARCMTKARRLGVPTPVLYAVDPVLHTLTFEYVDGLSVKDMLLGFGSDGVNEERLNDIATQIGNAVSKLHDGGLVHGDLTTSNMIIKNSNNQLVLIDFGLSFTSTIPEDKAVDLYVLERALISMHSSCGDVGNYSVTLFWGGQWRIRVKVT
- the LOC136539069 gene encoding uncharacterized protein isoform X3, encoding MDTSQEQEQDFGVLLKQGAEGRVFASTFVGRKCVIKERFSKKYRHPLLDSKLTLKRLNAEARCMTKARRLGVPTPVLYAVDPVLHTLTFEYVDGLSVKDMLLGFGSDGVNEERLNDIATQIGNAVSKLHDGGLVHGDLTTSNMIIKNSNNQLVLIDFGLSFTSTIPEDKAVDLYVLERALISMHSSCGDVKILAAYRKASKQWCSTQNKLALVRQRGRKRTMVG
- the LOC136539069 gene encoding uncharacterized protein isoform X1, translated to MDTSQEQEQDFGVLLKQGAEGRVFASTFVGRKCVIKERFSKKYRHPLLDSKLTLKRLNAEARCMTKARRLGVPTPVLYAVDPVLHTLTFEYVDGLSVKDMLLGFGSDGVNEERLNDIATQIGNAVSKLHDGGLVHGDLTTSNMIIKNSNNQLVLIDFGLSFTSTIPEDKAVDLYVLERALISMHSSCGDVQTYVGNNTDFDDEPDGENPGGVQKGFEAVVLDPEQAGSSEATGQEAHHGRMKKNLWLGMAGCY